The following proteins are encoded in a genomic region of Liolophura sinensis isolate JHLJ2023 chromosome 7, CUHK_Ljap_v2, whole genome shotgun sequence:
- the LOC135471453 gene encoding LOW QUALITY PROTEIN: trimeric intracellular cation channel type 1B.1-like (The sequence of the model RefSeq protein was modified relative to this genomic sequence to represent the inferred CDS: inserted 1 base in 1 codon; deleted 1 base in 1 codon; substituted 1 base at 1 genomic stop codon) yields MDPQIFMDVATTVTKLKMYPYFDVAHYLLMCLSIREDQPPQHSQQLGSAPPQFSRKHPLSCWVSCMLTCFAGSIVANLILGEPCVTPLKNHRDILTATAVWYLVFYSPFDLVYKCIKLLPVKMVVGGLKETQRAHKIYHGVTHTAKLHPQAYLIIILIGTIKGMISQYXKALKGLCRGIWVPGSNELLQPSFTTKASLVAAIIFTLEKYHFIAAPHRDDLFFGVVIFFVYFKLSSLFLGIHDPFVXFENLFCAVFLGGMWDALRRAVQKEPKKGDDQGTELKNEVIKSKEEKKKD; encoded by the exons ATGGATCCACAGATATTTATGGACGTTGCCACCACGGTGACAAAGTTAAAGATGTACCCGTACTTTGATGTGGCGCATTATTTGCTAATGTGTCTGTCGATACGCGAAGATCAACCTCCGCAGCATTCACAACAGCTAGGATCAG CCCCACCACAGTTCTCCAGGAAGCACCCACTCTCGTGCTGGGTGTCCTGTATGCTGACATGTTTCGCAGGCAGCATTGTAGCCAACCTGATCCTAGGAGAGCCGTGTGTCACACCACTGAAGAACCACCGTGACATCCTCACAGCAACTGCTGTCTG gtatttggtgttttactccccCTTTGACCTGGTGTACAAGTGTATCAAGCTGTTACCTGTGAAGATGGTGGTGGGAGGATTGAAGGAGACCCAGAGAGCACACAAGATCTACCATGGGGTCACCCACACGGCTAAGCTCCACCCTCAGGCCTACCTCATAATCATACTTATTGGCACAATTAAAGGTatgattt CACAATACTGAAAGGCTTTGAAAGGCTTGTGCCGAGGCATATGGGTTCCAGGGTCA AATGAGCTGCTACAACCATCTTT CACAACAAAGGCCTCTTTGGTTGCAGCAATAATCTTCACGCTAGAAAAGTATCACTTTATTGCTGCGCCTCACCGTGATGATTTATTTTTCGGCGTTGTTATATTCTTTGTGTACTTCAAGTTGTCATCTCTTTTCCTGGGCATCCACGACCCATTTG CTTTTGAAAACCTGTTCTGTGCAGTTTTCCTGGGAGGCATGTGGGACGCTCTGCGCAGAGCTGTGCAGAAGGAGCCAAAGAAAGGGGATGATCAAGGAACTGAGTTGAAGAACGAAGTCATCAAGAGcaaagaagagaagaaaaaagattAA